Proteins encoded together in one Sulfitobacter pontiacus window:
- a CDS encoding AbrB family transcriptional regulator, whose translation MKWPRPPTDTLTTVFTVCIGAVGAGIGWLLNAPIYMLLGPAVLVSLAGLAGARMGVSLPLRNICFVVIGLSVGAGFDQNAVDAMLRWPLAFVGMAVLVWAMLVLSRWLLARFFGFDRRAALLASAPGHLSFVLAMAADGGDNVVRISTTQSVRLLSLTLVVPFVALAMGVDLGGSIVPDGPVMGGVTLLVMAVLSVGAGLLLGRIRVPAPMLIGPMLVSSLAHVTGLAPGVLPLWLVMPAYVVLGALIGTRFSGVRLDDLTKGLAAGLAVTCLAVGLALLGAIPVAMALGMPLAHILVAFAPGGFETMIAMGSVLGISPGFVAACHMMRLFILSAVLPLMLARSTPR comes from the coding sequence ATGAAATGGCCGCGCCCCCCGACTGATACGCTTACGACCGTTTTCACCGTCTGTATCGGCGCGGTGGGGGCCGGTATCGGCTGGCTGCTGAACGCGCCGATTTACATGCTGCTGGGGCCTGCGGTGCTGGTGTCGCTGGCCGGTCTGGCGGGCGCGCGCATGGGGGTGTCGCTGCCGCTGCGCAACATCTGCTTTGTCGTCATTGGCCTGTCGGTGGGGGCAGGGTTTGACCAGAACGCGGTCGATGCCATGCTGCGCTGGCCGCTGGCTTTTGTAGGGATGGCCGTGCTGGTCTGGGCGATGCTGGTGCTCAGCCGCTGGCTGCTGGCGCGGTTCTTTGGCTTTGACCGTCGTGCAGCACTGCTGGCTTCGGCCCCCGGACACCTCAGCTTTGTGCTGGCGATGGCGGCCGATGGCGGGGATAATGTGGTGCGTATCTCGACCACGCAGTCGGTGCGGCTGTTGTCGCTCACGCTGGTGGTGCCCTTTGTCGCACTGGCGATGGGGGTTGATCTGGGCGGGTCCATCGTGCCCGACGGCCCCGTTATGGGCGGCGTGACATTGCTGGTGATGGCGGTGCTCTCCGTCGGGGCAGGGCTGCTGCTGGGGCGCATCCGGGTGCCCGCGCCGATGTTGATCGGGCCGATGCTGGTGTCATCGCTTGCGCATGTGACAGGGCTCGCCCCCGGTGTGCTGCCCCTGTGGCTGGTGATGCCCGCCTATGTGGTGCTCGGTGCCTTGATCGGCACGCGGTTCTCCGGCGTGCGGCTTGACGATCTGACCAAGGGGCTTGCCGCGGGGCTGGCTGTGACCTGCCTTGCCGTGGGGTTGGCCCTGCTGGGGGCGATCCCGGTCGCTATGGCGCTTGGCATGCCGCTGGCGCATATCCTCGTGGCCTTTGCACCCGGTGGGTTCGAGACCATGATCGCCATGGGCAGCGTGCTGGGGATCAGCCCGGGTTTCGTCGCCGCCTGCCACATGATGCGCCTATTCATCCTCAGCGCTGTGCTGCCCCTGATGCTGGCCCGCAGCACCCCGCGCTAG
- a CDS encoding DMT family transporter, producing MDNLRGALIMVLSMLGFAIEDMFIKLIGTDIPIGQIIFMLGTGGALCYGAMVVMKGEPLMDRAMLTRPILLRALGEIVGTLGFVSAIVLTPISSASAILQATPLVVTLGAALFLGDPVGWRRWSAILVGMLGVLLVIRPGMDSFQALSLLAVLGVLGLSLRDLATRRVPKSTSTFQLSFLAFLALVPASLLFMLGTGTAFAPMSGVQWLFMGAALTTGMVAYYGIVAAMRIGEISFVTPFRYARLLFAMVVGITIFGERPDLLTYVGATIIVASGIYTVWRERKVKEQA from the coding sequence ATGGACAATCTGCGCGGCGCTTTGATCATGGTGCTGTCGATGTTGGGCTTTGCCATTGAGGACATGTTCATCAAGCTGATCGGGACGGATATCCCGATCGGGCAGATTATCTTTATGCTCGGGACCGGTGGCGCGCTTTGCTATGGTGCGATGGTGGTTATGAAGGGCGAGCCCTTGATGGATCGCGCGATGCTGACCCGCCCGATCCTGCTGCGCGCCTTGGGCGAGATTGTCGGCACCTTGGGGTTCGTATCGGCCATTGTGCTGACACCGATTTCTTCTGCCTCGGCCATTTTGCAGGCGACACCGCTGGTGGTGACCCTAGGCGCGGCGCTGTTTCTGGGCGATCCCGTCGGCTGGCGCCGGTGGAGCGCTATTCTGGTTGGTATGCTGGGCGTCTTGCTGGTGATCCGCCCCGGGATGGACAGCTTTCAGGCGCTGTCCCTGCTGGCGGTGCTCGGGGTGCTGGGGCTGTCCTTGCGCGATCTGGCGACGCGACGGGTGCCGAAATCGACCTCTACGTTCCAACTGTCGTTCCTTGCGTTTCTGGCGTTGGTCCCTGCAAGCCTGCTTTTCATGCTGGGCACGGGCACGGCTTTTGCGCCGATGTCGGGGGTGCAATGGCTGTTCATGGGGGCCGCGCTGACAACCGGCATGGTCGCCTATTATGGCATCGTCGCGGCCATGCGCATCGGCGAAATCAGCTTTGTCACACCGTTCCGATATGCGCGCCTGCTGTTCGCGATGGTTGTGGGCATCACGATCTTTGGCGAACGCCCCGATCTGCTGACCTATGTTGGCGCAACCATCATTGTTGCCTCGGGCATCTATACGGTATGGCGTGAGCGAAAGGTCAAAGAACAGGCCTGA
- the eno gene encoding phosphopyruvate hydratase, which translates to MSTIIDIHAREIIDSRGNPTVEVDVTLEDGTMGRAAVPSGASTGAYEAVERRDGDQKRYMGKGVLEACASVNGEIADALVGIDATEQVEIDGTMIELDGTDNKSRLGANAILGVSLATAKAAADYCSQPLYRYVGGTSARMLPVPMMNIINGGEHADNPIDIQEFMIMPVAAENIRDAVRMGSEVFHTLKKELSAAGLSTGIGDEGGFAPNISSTRDALDFILKSIEKAGYKPGEEIYLALDCAATEYFKDGSYVLSGEGKALTSAENVDYLAALCADYPIISIEDGMSEDDWDGWKLLTDRLGDKIQLVGDDLFVTNPERLAEGIKRGSANSMLVKVNQIGTLSETLQAVDMAHRAGFTNVMSHRSGETEDATIADLAVATNCGQIKTGSLARSDRLAKYNQLIRIEESLGVTAEYAGRSILKG; encoded by the coding sequence ATGAGCACGATCATCGACATCCACGCCCGCGAAATCATTGACAGCCGGGGCAACCCCACGGTCGAAGTCGATGTGACGCTTGAAGACGGCACAATGGGCCGCGCGGCCGTTCCCTCTGGCGCATCCACCGGTGCCTATGAGGCGGTAGAGCGTCGCGATGGCGACCAAAAGCGCTATATGGGCAAGGGCGTTCTGGAAGCCTGCGCCTCCGTCAATGGCGAAATCGCGGATGCGCTGGTCGGCATCGACGCGACAGAGCAGGTCGAGATTGACGGCACGATGATCGAGCTGGACGGCACCGACAACAAGTCGCGTCTGGGGGCAAACGCCATTCTGGGCGTATCGCTGGCGACGGCGAAGGCCGCGGCTGATTATTGCTCGCAGCCGCTCTACCGCTATGTGGGCGGCACCTCTGCGCGCATGCTACCCGTGCCGATGATGAACATCATCAACGGGGGCGAGCATGCGGATAACCCGATCGACATTCAGGAATTCATGATCATGCCCGTCGCGGCAGAGAATATCCGCGACGCGGTGCGCATGGGCTCCGAGGTGTTCCACACACTGAAGAAAGAGCTTTCGGCCGCAGGTCTGTCCACCGGTATCGGCGACGAAGGCGGCTTCGCACCCAACATCAGCTCCACCCGCGATGCACTTGATTTTATTCTGAAATCCATCGAGAAAGCAGGCTATAAGCCGGGCGAGGAAATCTACCTCGCGCTGGATTGTGCGGCAACGGAATACTTCAAGGACGGCAGCTATGTCCTTTCTGGAGAAGGGAAAGCCCTGACCAGCGCCGAGAATGTCGATTATCTGGCGGCCCTATGCGCCGACTACCCCATCATCTCTATCGAAGACGGCATGTCCGAAGACGATTGGGATGGCTGGAAGCTGCTGACCGACCGTTTGGGCGACAAGATCCAGCTGGTGGGCGACGATCTGTTCGTGACCAACCCCGAACGTCTGGCCGAAGGCATCAAACGGGGCTCTGCCAACTCCATGCTGGTGAAGGTCAACCAGATCGGCACCCTGTCCGAGACGCTGCAAGCGGTCGACATGGCGCATCGTGCGGGCTTTACCAACGTGATGTCCCACCGCTCGGGCGAGACCGAGGACGCGACGATTGCGGATCTTGCTGTTGCGACGAACTGCGGTCAGATCAAGACGGGCTCGCTCGCGCGGTCCGACCGGTTGGCGAAATACAACCAGCTGATCCGCATCGAGGAATCGCTTGGTGTGACAGCGGAATACGCCGGTCGTTCGATCCTGAAAGGTTGA
- a CDS encoding anhydro-N-acetylmuramic acid kinase: MNKAQGARTPTRIAKTGPLRAAGAMSGTSLDGVDVAVIETDGRDIMGFGTSSYRSYSAEERRTIAAGFGKWSGPEVAAATQVVEAAHIDALGAYTDVDLIGFHGQTLAHAPRMQGTLQVGDGAALADHLGLPVVWDFRSADVHLGGEGAPLAPFFHHACARYAGLTGPVAFLNLGGVGNLTWVDPAIPLPEAEGALLAFDTGPANAPINDLLQARLGLPFDEGGKTASRGQVEAGALELFLAEPYFARMPPKSLDRNDFDEMVALVTELSDADAAATLTAMCAAGVAEAMQHCPRLPDRVLVTGGGRHNPVLMKMLSVSLDCPVMPIEEIGLDGDMLEAQAFGYLAVRVARGLPTSCPGTTGVRAAVGGGTVSMPTEAISV, from the coding sequence ATGAATAAGGCCCAAGGGGCAAGAACCCCGACACGGATCGCTAAAACAGGCCCGTTGCGGGCCGCAGGCGCGATGAGCGGCACCTCGCTCGACGGTGTGGACGTTGCGGTGATCGAGACGGACGGCCGCGATATCATGGGCTTCGGCACGTCGAGCTACCGCAGCTATTCAGCCGAGGAGCGCCGCACCATCGCGGCCGGTTTCGGCAAATGGTCAGGGCCAGAGGTGGCGGCGGCGACGCAGGTGGTCGAGGCGGCGCATATCGATGCCCTTGGGGCGTATACCGATGTCGATCTGATCGGCTTTCACGGACAGACGCTGGCCCATGCGCCGCGCATGCAGGGGACGTTGCAGGTGGGCGACGGTGCAGCGCTGGCGGATCATCTGGGGCTGCCCGTCGTGTGGGATTTCCGCAGCGCCGATGTACATCTGGGCGGAGAGGGCGCACCGCTGGCCCCGTTCTTTCACCACGCCTGCGCCCGCTATGCCGGGCTGACGGGGCCGGTGGCCTTTTTGAATCTTGGCGGGGTGGGCAACCTGACCTGGGTGGATCCGGCGATCCCCTTGCCCGAGGCGGAGGGGGCGCTGCTGGCTTTCGACACGGGGCCCGCCAATGCGCCCATCAACGATCTGTTGCAGGCGCGTCTGGGGTTGCCCTTTGACGAGGGCGGCAAGACCGCGTCGCGCGGGCAGGTCGAGGCCGGCGCGCTTGAGCTGTTTCTGGCCGAGCCCTATTTCGCACGGATGCCCCCCAAGTCGCTGGACCGGAACGATTTTGACGAGATGGTCGCGCTGGTGACCGAACTGTCGGACGCCGACGCCGCCGCGACGCTGACGGCCATGTGTGCCGCTGGCGTGGCCGAAGCAATGCAGCATTGTCCGCGTTTGCCCGATCGTGTGTTGGTCACCGGGGGCGGGCGGCACAACCCTGTGTTGATGAAGATGCTCAGTGTCAGTCTGGATTGTCCGGTCATGCCGATTGAAGAGATCGGGCTCGACGGTGATATGCTGGAGGCGCAAGCCTTCGGATATCTTGCCGTGCGGGTGGCGCGCGGGCTGCCGACCTCTTGCCCCGGCACCACTGGGGTGCGGGCTGCGGTCGGGGGCGGCACCGTCAGCATGCCGACCGAGGCGATCAGCGTTTAG
- the tyrS gene encoding tyrosine--tRNA ligase has translation MTYHPKSDFIRIMMERGFLADCTDYQGLDDALINGAVPAYIGYDATAKSLHVGHLMNIMVLRWLQKCGGKPITLMGGGTTKVGDPSFRSDERPLLDNAAIDANIAGMQQVFEKYLSYGDGDSDAIMLNNAEWLDNLNYLEFLRDIGRHFSVNRMLSFESVKSRLDREQSLSFLEFNYMILQAYDFLELNRRYGCLLQMGGSDQWGNIVNGIDLTRRVLDQEIFGLTTPLLTTSDGRKMGKSQGGAIWLNGDMLSPYEFWQFWRNTTDADTGKFLKIFTELPVEECDRLGALEGSDINAAKIILANEVTTLLHGAEAAKNAEATAREVFEKGGVGDDLPTLTLSAADIGDGISIVQLIVKSGLAGSGKEAKRLITENGARYNDEPLTDAGLMVDAATLATPIKLSAGKKRHALVQLG, from the coding sequence ATGACATACCACCCCAAATCCGATTTCATCCGCATCATGATGGAGCGCGGCTTTCTCGCCGATTGTACGGACTATCAGGGCCTTGATGACGCGCTTATCAACGGGGCTGTGCCTGCCTATATCGGCTATGACGCGACAGCGAAATCCCTTCATGTGGGGCATCTGATGAATATCATGGTGCTGCGCTGGTTGCAGAAATGCGGCGGCAAACCGATCACCCTAATGGGCGGCGGCACCACCAAAGTGGGCGACCCGTCCTTCCGGTCGGATGAACGCCCCCTGCTCGACAATGCCGCCATCGACGCCAATATCGCCGGCATGCAGCAGGTGTTCGAGAAATACCTGTCCTACGGTGACGGCGACAGTGACGCGATCATGCTGAACAATGCCGAATGGCTGGACAATCTGAACTACCTCGAATTCCTGCGCGACATCGGGCGGCATTTCAGCGTGAACCGGATGCTGTCGTTCGAAAGCGTCAAATCCCGTCTTGATCGGGAACAGTCGCTGTCCTTCCTCGAATTCAACTACATGATCCTGCAGGCCTATGACTTCCTTGAACTCAACCGCCGCTATGGCTGTTTGCTGCAGATGGGCGGCTCGGATCAATGGGGTAATATCGTCAACGGGATCGACCTGACCCGCCGCGTGCTGGATCAAGAGATTTTCGGCCTCACCACGCCTTTGCTCACCACCAGCGACGGCCGCAAAATGGGCAAATCCCAAGGCGGCGCGATCTGGCTGAACGGGGACATGCTGTCGCCTTACGAGTTCTGGCAGTTCTGGCGCAACACCACCGATGCGGACACGGGCAAGTTCCTCAAGATCTTCACCGAACTACCGGTCGAGGAATGCGACCGTCTGGGCGCACTGGAAGGCTCCGACATCAACGCGGCCAAGATCATCCTCGCGAACGAGGTCACGACCCTGCTGCACGGTGCCGAAGCGGCAAAGAACGCCGAAGCCACGGCACGCGAAGTGTTCGAAAAAGGCGGTGTCGGCGATGACCTACCCACCCTGACGCTCAGCGCGGCGGATATCGGCGACGGCATTTCTATCGTGCAGTTGATCGTGAAATCCGGTCTGGCCGGTTCGGGCAAAGAGGCAAAGCGTCTGATCACCGAAAACGGTGCCCGCTATAATGACGAACCGCTGACAGACGCAGGCCTGATGGTCGATGCCGCCACGCTGGCCACACCGATCAAGCTGAGCGCGGGCAAGAAACGCCACGCGCTGGTACAACTGGGCTAA
- a CDS encoding ABC-F family ATP-binding cassette domain-containing protein yields the protein MARAPLLQVNEISLTFGGDPVFEDMSLVVQSGDRLALVGRNGSGKSTLMKVMAGLVEADSGDVIVGPGVSVGYMEQDPDLTGFETLGDFAAHGLDPSEMYKVERAGEGLKFDPARPVSTASGGERRRAALARLMASEPELMLLDEPTNHLDIEAIRWLEDELKATRAAFVIISHDRAFLRELTRATLWVDRGVVRRQDIGFGGFEAWRDQMWEEEDMQRHKLNRKIKAEARWAVEGISARRKRNQGRVRALQDLRAERASQIKRQGTAAMALEAGPKSGRKVVEAMGITKAFGDKTILRPFDITIQRGDRIALVGPNGVGKTTLLNMLIGKEQPDGGEIKQGTNLEIALFDQARAQLDGDMSLWDSLTGDPEMRVSGKADQILVRGQPKHVVGYLKEFLFDEGQARAPVRSLSGGEKARLLLAKIMARSSNLLVLDEPTNDLDVETLDLMQELLSTYDGTVLLVSHDRDFLDRVAATTIAMEGDGKATVYAGGWTDYLAQRQQDDFDQSVVVKSKPGAKSEKPKAAQQSGLSFTEKHRLEALPAEIARLEAEIAKLEELMSDPTLYSDNPVKFQKATDALVERNEKLQDAEAEWLMLEEKAES from the coding sequence ATGGCACGCGCACCCCTTTTACAAGTTAACGAGATCTCGCTGACATTCGGCGGCGATCCCGTATTCGAAGACATGTCCCTTGTGGTTCAATCCGGCGACCGACTGGCGCTGGTAGGCCGGAACGGGTCAGGTAAATCCACTTTGATGAAGGTTATGGCCGGATTGGTCGAGGCCGACAGCGGCGACGTGATCGTCGGGCCCGGCGTTTCGGTGGGCTATATGGAGCAAGACCCGGATCTGACCGGTTTCGAGACTTTGGGCGACTTCGCGGCCCATGGACTGGACCCGTCAGAGATGTACAAGGTCGAACGCGCCGGAGAGGGGCTGAAGTTCGACCCCGCGCGCCCTGTCAGCACCGCGTCGGGTGGGGAACGTCGCCGCGCGGCATTGGCGCGTCTGATGGCCTCTGAGCCCGAGCTGATGTTGCTGGACGAGCCGACGAACCACCTGGATATCGAAGCGATCCGCTGGCTTGAAGACGAGCTGAAAGCGACGCGGGCCGCTTTTGTGATTATCTCTCACGATAGGGCGTTCCTGCGCGAGTTGACCCGTGCGACGCTCTGGGTCGACCGCGGTGTTGTGCGTCGGCAGGACATCGGCTTTGGCGGGTTTGAAGCCTGGCGCGACCAGATGTGGGAAGAAGAGGACATGCAGCGCCACAAGCTGAACCGCAAGATCAAGGCGGAGGCACGGTGGGCTGTCGAAGGCATTTCGGCGCGGCGCAAGCGCAACCAGGGCCGTGTGCGTGCCCTGCAAGACCTGCGGGCCGAACGCGCCAGCCAGATCAAACGTCAGGGCACCGCCGCCATGGCGCTGGAAGCGGGTCCGAAGTCGGGCCGCAAGGTGGTCGAGGCTATGGGCATCACCAAAGCCTTTGGCGACAAGACGATTCTACGCCCCTTTGACATCACCATCCAGCGGGGGGATCGGATCGCCTTGGTCGGGCCGAATGGTGTGGGCAAGACGACGTTGCTGAATATGCTGATCGGGAAAGAACAGCCCGACGGGGGCGAGATCAAACAGGGTACCAACCTTGAGATCGCGCTGTTCGACCAGGCGCGCGCGCAGCTTGATGGCGATATGTCGCTGTGGGACAGTCTGACCGGGGATCCGGAAATGCGTGTATCGGGCAAGGCGGACCAGATTCTGGTGCGTGGGCAGCCGAAACACGTGGTTGGGTACCTGAAAGAATTCCTCTTCGACGAGGGGCAGGCCCGTGCGCCCGTGCGGTCCTTGTCGGGGGGTGAAAAGGCGCGGTTGCTGCTGGCCAAGATCATGGCGCGCTCCAGCAACCTCTTGGTGCTTGACGAACCGACCAACGATCTGGATGTCGAAACCCTTGATCTGATGCAGGAGCTGCTGTCGACCTATGACGGCACCGTGCTGCTGGTCAGCCACGACCGTGACTTCCTTGACCGTGTTGCCGCGACCACCATCGCGATGGAAGGTGACGGCAAGGCGACTGTCTATGCGGGCGGTTGGACGGATTATCTGGCGCAGCGCCAGCAGGATGATTTTGACCAAAGCGTTGTTGTCAAATCAAAGCCCGGGGCGAAATCCGAAAAGCCCAAAGCGGCGCAGCAATCGGGACTGAGCTTTACCGAAAAGCACCGGCTTGAGGCGCTGCCTGCCGAGATTGCGCGACTGGAAGCTGAAATCGCGAAACTGGAAGAGTTGATGAGCGACCCGACGCTCTATTCCGACAATCCGGTGAAATTCCAGAAAGCGACCGATGCCTTGGTCGAGCGGAATGAAAAGCTGCAGGACGCAGAGGCCGAGTGGCTGATGCTGGAAGAAAAAGCCGAAAGCTGA
- a CDS encoding GNAT family N-acetyltransferase — protein sequence MTVPQGAVIKPLLRGPYRAYCATTPEDIDAAQALRARAFGLVQPRDIDGFDAQKHHILVRHQGSGDLLCCYRIGLMEGASLDQSYAAQFYDLTKLAYFPGAMMELGRFCLAPGVTDPDVVRMAWAALAQFVDAHRVALLFGCTSFKGTDPAPYSDVMALLHSRHLAPLHWQPQVKAPDTVGFVERTLDKPAEKAALQMLPPLLRSYLMMGGWVSDHAVIDHQMNTLHVFTGLEIAAIPEGRKRLLRGAT from the coding sequence GTGACGGTGCCACAGGGTGCTGTGATCAAGCCGCTTTTACGCGGTCCGTACCGCGCCTATTGTGCCACCACGCCTGAGGATATCGACGCCGCGCAAGCCTTGCGCGCGCGGGCCTTTGGGCTGGTTCAGCCGCGCGATATCGACGGGTTTGATGCGCAAAAACATCATATCCTCGTGCGACATCAAGGCAGCGGTGACCTGCTGTGCTGCTACCGGATCGGGCTGATGGAGGGCGCGTCGCTGGATCAAAGCTATGCCGCGCAATTCTACGATCTGACCAAGCTTGCATATTTCCCCGGCGCGATGATGGAGCTGGGGCGGTTCTGTCTGGCCCCGGGGGTCACAGACCCGGATGTCGTGCGCATGGCCTGGGCCGCGCTGGCGCAGTTTGTGGATGCCCATAGGGTCGCGTTGCTCTTTGGGTGCACCTCCTTCAAGGGTACCGATCCGGCACCCTATAGCGATGTCATGGCGCTTTTGCACAGCCGCCACCTTGCGCCACTGCACTGGCAGCCGCAGGTCAAGGCCCCCGATACGGTGGGCTTTGTGGAACGGACGTTGGATAAACCGGCCGAGAAAGCCGCGCTACAAATGCTGCCGCCGCTGCTGCGGAGCTATCTGATGATGGGGGGCTGGGTGAGCGATCATGCGGTGATCGACCACCAGATGAACACGCTGCATGTATTTACCGGCCTTGAAATCGCGGCGATCCCCGAGGGGCGTAAGCGCCTGCTGCGCGGTGCCACCTAA
- a CDS encoding outer membrane protein assembly factor BamE, with protein MRIDRHVKKTLLTATVLAAGLTLGACSPQYSNHGYIPPQEDLEKITVGQDTRDTVAETVGVPASAGLLTNSGYYYVRSRRQAMWFMAPRETEREVVAVSFDSNGVVQNVERFGLERGNVVTLDRRVTSSPISDKSFIRQLLGNIGRFNPAALAG; from the coding sequence ATGCGTATCGACCGCCATGTCAAAAAGACACTGCTGACCGCCACAGTTCTCGCTGCTGGTCTGACGCTTGGGGCCTGCTCCCCGCAATACTCCAACCACGGCTATATCCCGCCGCAAGAGGATCTTGAGAAGATCACCGTGGGCCAGGACACTCGCGACACCGTGGCCGAAACCGTGGGCGTGCCCGCGTCGGCAGGGTTGCTGACCAATTCGGGGTATTACTATGTGCGGTCGCGCCGTCAGGCGATGTGGTTCATGGCCCCGCGCGAGACAGAGCGCGAAGTTGTCGCTGTCAGCTTTGACAGCAACGGGGTGGTGCAGAACGTCGAACGGTTCGGGCTGGAGCGTGGCAATGTCGTCACCCTTGACCGCCGCGTCACCAGTTCGCCGATCTCGGATAAATCCTTTATCCGCCAGCTTCTGGGCAACATTGGCCGCTTCAACCCTGCGGCGCTGGCTGGCTAG
- a CDS encoding DUF177 domain-containing protein, giving the protein MSRTPPSPTALRVAELSQNAQTPFSLRPDADSLRMIAEELDLSALRKLSFEGRLKALGRSDWELKARLGATVVQPCVVTLEPVQTRIDVDVTRLFVQDYEEPEEAEVEMPEDDRTEPLGAWIDPAAIMIEALALEIPEYPRADGAELGQAVYTKPGDTPMTDEDARPFAGLAGLKNQLKDDTTE; this is encoded by the coding sequence ATGTCTCGCACGCCCCCAAGCCCCACAGCATTGCGCGTCGCAGAGCTGTCGCAGAATGCGCAAACCCCTTTCTCCCTGCGTCCCGACGCCGACAGCTTGCGGATGATCGCAGAAGAACTTGATCTTTCAGCATTACGTAAACTTTCATTCGAAGGGCGTCTCAAGGCGCTTGGTCGCAGTGATTGGGAGCTCAAGGCGCGTCTGGGGGCCACTGTGGTGCAGCCCTGCGTGGTGACGCTGGAGCCGGTACAGACGCGGATCGACGTCGATGTCACACGGCTTTTCGTGCAGGATTACGAAGAACCCGAGGAAGCCGAGGTCGAGATGCCCGAGGATGATCGCACCGAACCGCTTGGCGCGTGGATTGATCCCGCGGCCATCATGATCGAAGCGCTGGCGCTTGAGATTCCCGAATACCCCCGCGCCGACGGGGCCGAACTGGGGCAAGCGGTCTATACCAAACCCGGCGACACCCCGATGACCGACGAAGACGCCCGCCCCTTTGCGGGGCTGGCCGGCCTGAAGAACCAGCTTAAGGACGATACCACCGAATAA
- the rpmF gene encoding 50S ribosomal protein L32, whose product MAVQQNKVSKSRRNNRRAHDSLTAANPNECSNCGELKRPHHVCAACGHYDDNEVVSLNEEIDLDEDAA is encoded by the coding sequence ATGGCTGTCCAACAGAATAAAGTTTCCAAATCGCGTCGCAACAACCGCCGCGCACACGATTCGCTGACTGCAGCGAACCCGAACGAATGCTCCAACTGTGGTGAGCTGAAGCGCCCGCACCACGTTTGCGCAGCATGCGGTCACTATGACGACAACGAAGTTGTTTCTCTGAACGAAGAGATCGACCTCGACGAAGACGCGGCGTAA
- the plsX gene encoding phosphate acyltransferase PlsX, protein MTATSDQPSARTQRTLISVDAMGGDQGPAIVVAGCSASALKNPDISFILHGPAETLEPLVAKRPELKGRCTIRDAQGVVTMDDKPSNVVRNGKGTSMWSAIESVRDNEASVAVSCGNTGALMALSMIRLKKLPGVNRPAIAVLYPSTNPQGFNVLLDVGADVRADADDLLRYALMGKSYARNGMDIERPRIGLLNVGTEEHKGRTELKEAHELIRDAADDAGFEFVGFVEGGDISGDVADVIVTDGFTGNIAIKTGEGTATLIGNGLRQAFKNSIWSRAASLLAYTSLRRVSKRFDPRRVNGGVFLGLNGTVVKSHGAADATGVSSAIKLAARLAESEFTNRLAARVAAAKPTKETEE, encoded by the coding sequence ATGACGGCCACGTCCGATCAGCCTAGCGCGAGAACTCAGCGCACCCTTATCTCAGTTGATGCGATGGGGGGCGATCAGGGCCCGGCAATCGTTGTTGCCGGGTGCTCTGCGTCCGCGCTAAAGAATCCCGATATCAGCTTTATCCTGCACGGCCCTGCCGAAACGCTGGAACCGCTGGTGGCAAAGCGGCCCGAACTGAAAGGGCGCTGCACCATTCGGGATGCCCAAGGGGTTGTCACAATGGATGACAAGCCCAGTAATGTCGTGCGCAATGGCAAGGGCACATCGATGTGGTCCGCCATCGAATCCGTGCGCGACAACGAAGCCTCGGTCGCGGTCAGCTGCGGGAACACCGGCGCGCTGATGGCGCTGTCGATGATCCGCCTAAAAAAGCTGCCGGGTGTGAACCGCCCTGCCATCGCCGTGCTCTATCCCTCCACCAACCCTCAGGGCTTTAACGTTCTGCTGGATGTGGGTGCGGATGTGCGTGCGGATGCCGATGACCTGCTGCGCTATGCGCTGATGGGCAAATCCTACGCCCGCAACGGCATGGACATCGAACGCCCGCGCATCGGGTTGCTGAATGTCGGCACCGAAGAACACAAAGGCCGGACCGAACTGAAAGAAGCCCACGAGTTGATTCGCGACGCCGCGGATGACGCGGGTTTTGAATTTGTCGGTTTCGTCGAAGGCGGCGATATCTCGGGTGATGTCGCAGATGTGATCGTCACCGATGGATTTACAGGTAATATTGCGATCAAGACCGGTGAAGGCACCGCGACGCTGATCGGCAATGGCCTGCGCCAAGCGTTCAAGAATTCGATCTGGTCCCGCGCGGCATCGCTGCTGGCCTATACCTCGCTGCGCCGCGTCAGCAAACGGTTTGACCCGCGCCGTGTGAACGGCGGTGTGTTTTTGGGGTTGAACGGCACGGTCGTTAAATCACACGGTGCCGCTGACGCGACGGGGGTTTCCTCGGCGATCAAACTGGCCGCGCGATTAGCGGAGAGTGAATTTACAAATCGGTTGGCTGCGCGTGTTGCTGCAGCAAAGCCGACGAAAGAGACCGAAGAATGA